The following coding sequences lie in one Cucurbita pepo subsp. pepo cultivar mu-cu-16 chromosome LG13, ASM280686v2, whole genome shotgun sequence genomic window:
- the LOC111808686 gene encoding uncharacterized protein LOC111808686 isoform X4 — protein MGTKHIQSNSSMVGKVSKSHKMMCKAVDRPSKDLHQPSPKSLVTASSNKLDPTASPTVACCRIRRFCTYKSCTEYGQHNEISLKLIQKNGVAEPFSSKKFVRVADKQCKQLLDALGIFNSNKELFVNLLQDPNSLLTKHIEDSSDSQMRTFFDSSLSENKIREAEEYKESAYSQNLKPCEESDDSLSLERIVVLKPNRTCSLRAAMGIDYGSSPESRSSLVKNVQSDKGTLFSFRQIKRKMKQAMRVGRKEGECLSANGMSKKTPKDDVKLKVMEAADRGVSSSFQDSLKRDQLDKTFYSRNGDKTASTSESTDKMVGPSAVTDKLKRPKSKKHEGDQEGSRKMKAKPWGWVMCFSDDDILPSSHLRYSHVSNKKFVYQKKSKPQNDEEQSCKTPIIEAYAGSVKIVKDIATIHQERDGFCEASSGSDNNSKTGFCQRISKIDGFGENVNLELSKPNLPLEVQPSAFSVATLPSSSSRLQTIEDLDGLCDRKLQPLSETIHDQLLAEAASTNLTSTSGTDSKTSQLRIGKVLVWQGCKSF, from the exons ATGGGAACAAAGCATATACAGTCTAATTCTAGCATGGTGGGAAAAGTCTCAAAGAGCCACAAAATGATGTGTAAAGCTGTTGATAGGCCTAGCAAAGACCTTCATCAGCCATCTCCTAAAAGTTTGGTGACTGCATCATCAAATAAGCTAGATCCAACAGCATCCCCAACAGTAGCTTGTTGCAGAATTCGAAGATTTTGTACTTATAAAAGCTGTACGGAGTATGGCCAACATAATGAGATCAGCCTGAAATTGATTCAGAAGAATGGAGTAGCCGAGCCATTTTCGAGTAAGAAGTTTGTTCGTGTGGCTGACAAACAGTGTAAACAACTATTAGATGCATTGGGAATTTTCAACTCAAATAAGGAATTGTTTGTAAATCTACTACAGGACCCAAATTCTCTGTTAACTAAACATATCGAAGACTCCAGTGATTCACAGATGAGAACTTTCTTTGATAGCAGTTTGTCAGAAAATAAGATAAGAGAAGCGGAGGAATATAAGGAGAGTGCCTATAGTCAAAACCTGAAGCCCTGTGAGGAAAGTGATGATTCTCTATCCTTGGAAAGAATAGTTGTATTAAAGCCCAATCGAACGTGCTCGTTACGTGCGGCTATGGGAATCGATTATGGCTCCTCTCCCGAATCTCGTTCTAGTTTAGTAAAGAACGTCCAGAGTGACAAGGgaactcttttttcttttagacaaataaagaggaagatgAAGCAAGCAATGAGAGTTGGGAGAAAAGAAGGTGAATGCCTATCAGCTAATGGTATGTCCAAGAAGACTCCAAAAGATGATGTTAAACTGAAAGTTATGGAGGCAGCTGATAGAGGAGTATCTAGTTCTTTTCAAGATTCCTTAAAAAGAGACCAACTAGACAAGACATTTTACTCTAGAAATGGAGACAAGACAGCTTCAACCAGTGAAAGTACTGACAAAATGGTTGGCCCGTCAGCTGTTACTGACAAACTCAAACGACCGAAATCTAAGAAGCATGAAGGCGACCAAGAGGGTtcgagaaaaatgaaagcaaaGCCATGGGGGTGGGTGATGTGCTTTTCTGATGATGACATATTGCCATCAAGTCATTTGAGATATTCCCATGTTAGCAATAAGAAATTTGTTTATCAGAAGAAGTCAAAGCCTCAGAATGACGAGGAACAAAGTTGCAAAACCCCAATTATTGAAG CATATGCAGGGTCTGTGAAGATCGTTAAAGACATTGCTACTATACACCAGGAAAGAGATGGTTTTTGTGAAGCATCATCTGGATCTGATAACAACTCCAAGACCGGTTTTTGTCAGAGAATCAGCAAGATCGATGGCTTTGGAGAGAACGTAAATCTCGAGCTCTCCAAACCG AACTTGCCTTTGGAGGTTCAACCATCAGCTTTTTCAGTAGCTACACTTCCATCCAGTTCATCAAGATTGCAGACAATTGAAGATCTTGATGGTTTGTGTGATAGAAAACTGCAGCCTCTATCAGAAACCATCCACGACCAACTTTTGGCAGAAGCTGCCTCTACTAATCTTACTTCCACCTCAGGAACAG ATAGTAAAACTTCACAGCTGAGGATTGGCAAGGTACTGGTTTGGCAAGGTTGCAAGAGCTTCTAA
- the LOC111808686 gene encoding uncharacterized protein LOC111808686 isoform X1 translates to MGTKHIQSNSSMVGKVSKSHKMMCKAVDRPSKDLHQPSPKSLVTASSNKLDPTASPTVACCRIRRFCTYKSCTEYGQHNEISLKLIQKNGVAEPFSSKKFVRVADKQCKQLLDALGIFNSNKELFVNLLQDPNSLLTKHIEDSSDSQMRTFFDSSLSENKIREAEEYKESAYSQNLKPCEESDDSLSLERIVVLKPNRTCSLRAAMGIDYGSSPESRSSLVKNVQSDKGTLFSFRQIKRKMKQAMRVGRKEGECLSANGMSKKTPKDDVKLKVMEAADRGVSSSFQDSLKRDQLDKTFYSRNGDKTASTSESTDKMVGPSAVTDKLKRPKSKKHEGDQEGSRKMKAKPWGWVMCFSDDDILPSSHLRYSHVSNKKFVYQKKSKPQNDEEQSCKTPIIEAYAGSVKIVKDIATIHQERDGFCEASSGSDNNSKTGFCQRISKIDGFGENVNLELSKPNLPLEVQPSAFSVATLPSSSSRLQTIEDLDGLCDRKLQPLSETIHDQLLAEAASTNLTSTSGTAEDWQGTGLARLQELLNPAISSFDCCGSISHCVLELLQVSKQNWNELSLDCQSSAWLQTSFTDKVKMFSSQLCGDCVLLFDYFNEVLEDVFHCYIRCSPWLSPYKAHIQAPNKESAFYHEVMQHLDWPLLQQHPPQTLNHLCLRDLRSRTWINCSTETEDIVTIIAESVLKELIIESVVYLGL, encoded by the exons ATGGGAACAAAGCATATACAGTCTAATTCTAGCATGGTGGGAAAAGTCTCAAAGAGCCACAAAATGATGTGTAAAGCTGTTGATAGGCCTAGCAAAGACCTTCATCAGCCATCTCCTAAAAGTTTGGTGACTGCATCATCAAATAAGCTAGATCCAACAGCATCCCCAACAGTAGCTTGTTGCAGAATTCGAAGATTTTGTACTTATAAAAGCTGTACGGAGTATGGCCAACATAATGAGATCAGCCTGAAATTGATTCAGAAGAATGGAGTAGCCGAGCCATTTTCGAGTAAGAAGTTTGTTCGTGTGGCTGACAAACAGTGTAAACAACTATTAGATGCATTGGGAATTTTCAACTCAAATAAGGAATTGTTTGTAAATCTACTACAGGACCCAAATTCTCTGTTAACTAAACATATCGAAGACTCCAGTGATTCACAGATGAGAACTTTCTTTGATAGCAGTTTGTCAGAAAATAAGATAAGAGAAGCGGAGGAATATAAGGAGAGTGCCTATAGTCAAAACCTGAAGCCCTGTGAGGAAAGTGATGATTCTCTATCCTTGGAAAGAATAGTTGTATTAAAGCCCAATCGAACGTGCTCGTTACGTGCGGCTATGGGAATCGATTATGGCTCCTCTCCCGAATCTCGTTCTAGTTTAGTAAAGAACGTCCAGAGTGACAAGGgaactcttttttcttttagacaaataaagaggaagatgAAGCAAGCAATGAGAGTTGGGAGAAAAGAAGGTGAATGCCTATCAGCTAATGGTATGTCCAAGAAGACTCCAAAAGATGATGTTAAACTGAAAGTTATGGAGGCAGCTGATAGAGGAGTATCTAGTTCTTTTCAAGATTCCTTAAAAAGAGACCAACTAGACAAGACATTTTACTCTAGAAATGGAGACAAGACAGCTTCAACCAGTGAAAGTACTGACAAAATGGTTGGCCCGTCAGCTGTTACTGACAAACTCAAACGACCGAAATCTAAGAAGCATGAAGGCGACCAAGAGGGTtcgagaaaaatgaaagcaaaGCCATGGGGGTGGGTGATGTGCTTTTCTGATGATGACATATTGCCATCAAGTCATTTGAGATATTCCCATGTTAGCAATAAGAAATTTGTTTATCAGAAGAAGTCAAAGCCTCAGAATGACGAGGAACAAAGTTGCAAAACCCCAATTATTGAAG CATATGCAGGGTCTGTGAAGATCGTTAAAGACATTGCTACTATACACCAGGAAAGAGATGGTTTTTGTGAAGCATCATCTGGATCTGATAACAACTCCAAGACCGGTTTTTGTCAGAGAATCAGCAAGATCGATGGCTTTGGAGAGAACGTAAATCTCGAGCTCTCCAAACCG AACTTGCCTTTGGAGGTTCAACCATCAGCTTTTTCAGTAGCTACACTTCCATCCAGTTCATCAAGATTGCAGACAATTGAAGATCTTGATGGTTTGTGTGATAGAAAACTGCAGCCTCTATCAGAAACCATCCACGACCAACTTTTGGCAGAAGCTGCCTCTACTAATCTTACTTCCACCTCAGGAACAG CTGAGGATTGGCAAGGTACTGGTTTGGCAAGGTTGCAAGAGCTTCTAAATCCTGCCATATCTTCCTTTGATTGTTGTGGCTCCATCTCTCACTGTGTTCTTGAGCTGCTGCAAGTCTCCAAACAGAATTGGAATGAACTGTCATTGGATTGTCAGTCTTCAGCTTGGCTGCAGACATCATTTACTGACAAAGTGAAAATGTTTAGTAGCCAGTTATGTGGTGATTGTGTGCTGCTTTTCGACTATTTTAATGAAGTTCTTGAGGATGTTTTCCACTGTTATATTAGATGTTCCCCATGGTTATCACCTTATAAGGCACACATCCAAGCACCCAATAAGGAGAGTGCTTTCTATCATGAGGTTATGCAACATTTGGACTGGCCACTTTTGCAGCAGCACCCACCACAAACACTGAACCATCTTTGTTTAAGAGACTTGAGAtctagaacatggatcaatTGTTCAACTGAAACTGAAGACATTGTTACCATTATAGCTGAATCAGTTTTGAAAGAATTAATCATTGAAAGTGTTGTTTATCTTGGTCTGTGA
- the LOC111808686 gene encoding uncharacterized protein LOC111808686 isoform X2, which produces MGTKHIQSNSSMVGKVSKSHKMMCKAVDRPSKDLHQPSPKSLVTASSNKLDPTASPTVACCRIRRFCTYKSCTEYGQHNEISLKLIQKNGVAEPFSSKKFVRVADKQCKQLLDALGIFNSNKELFVNLLQDPNSLLTKHIEDSSDSQMRTFFDSSLSENKIREAEEYKESAYSQNLKPCEESDDSLSLERIVVLKPNRTCSLRAAMGIDYGSSPESRSSLVKNVQSDKGTLFSFRQIKRKMKQAMRVGRKEGECLSANGMSKKTPKDDVKLKVMEAADRGVSSSFQDSLKRDQLDKTFYSRNGDKTASTSESTDKMVGPSAVTDKLKRPKSKKHEGDQEGSRKMKAKPWGWVMCFSDDDILPSSHLRYSHVSNKKFVYQKKSKPQNDEEQSCKTPIIEGSVKIVKDIATIHQERDGFCEASSGSDNNSKTGFCQRISKIDGFGENVNLELSKPNLPLEVQPSAFSVATLPSSSSRLQTIEDLDGLCDRKLQPLSETIHDQLLAEAASTNLTSTSGTAEDWQGTGLARLQELLNPAISSFDCCGSISHCVLELLQVSKQNWNELSLDCQSSAWLQTSFTDKVKMFSSQLCGDCVLLFDYFNEVLEDVFHCYIRCSPWLSPYKAHIQAPNKESAFYHEVMQHLDWPLLQQHPPQTLNHLCLRDLRSRTWINCSTETEDIVTIIAESVLKELIIESVVYLGL; this is translated from the exons ATGGGAACAAAGCATATACAGTCTAATTCTAGCATGGTGGGAAAAGTCTCAAAGAGCCACAAAATGATGTGTAAAGCTGTTGATAGGCCTAGCAAAGACCTTCATCAGCCATCTCCTAAAAGTTTGGTGACTGCATCATCAAATAAGCTAGATCCAACAGCATCCCCAACAGTAGCTTGTTGCAGAATTCGAAGATTTTGTACTTATAAAAGCTGTACGGAGTATGGCCAACATAATGAGATCAGCCTGAAATTGATTCAGAAGAATGGAGTAGCCGAGCCATTTTCGAGTAAGAAGTTTGTTCGTGTGGCTGACAAACAGTGTAAACAACTATTAGATGCATTGGGAATTTTCAACTCAAATAAGGAATTGTTTGTAAATCTACTACAGGACCCAAATTCTCTGTTAACTAAACATATCGAAGACTCCAGTGATTCACAGATGAGAACTTTCTTTGATAGCAGTTTGTCAGAAAATAAGATAAGAGAAGCGGAGGAATATAAGGAGAGTGCCTATAGTCAAAACCTGAAGCCCTGTGAGGAAAGTGATGATTCTCTATCCTTGGAAAGAATAGTTGTATTAAAGCCCAATCGAACGTGCTCGTTACGTGCGGCTATGGGAATCGATTATGGCTCCTCTCCCGAATCTCGTTCTAGTTTAGTAAAGAACGTCCAGAGTGACAAGGgaactcttttttcttttagacaaataaagaggaagatgAAGCAAGCAATGAGAGTTGGGAGAAAAGAAGGTGAATGCCTATCAGCTAATGGTATGTCCAAGAAGACTCCAAAAGATGATGTTAAACTGAAAGTTATGGAGGCAGCTGATAGAGGAGTATCTAGTTCTTTTCAAGATTCCTTAAAAAGAGACCAACTAGACAAGACATTTTACTCTAGAAATGGAGACAAGACAGCTTCAACCAGTGAAAGTACTGACAAAATGGTTGGCCCGTCAGCTGTTACTGACAAACTCAAACGACCGAAATCTAAGAAGCATGAAGGCGACCAAGAGGGTtcgagaaaaatgaaagcaaaGCCATGGGGGTGGGTGATGTGCTTTTCTGATGATGACATATTGCCATCAAGTCATTTGAGATATTCCCATGTTAGCAATAAGAAATTTGTTTATCAGAAGAAGTCAAAGCCTCAGAATGACGAGGAACAAAGTTGCAAAACCCCAATTATTGAAG GGTCTGTGAAGATCGTTAAAGACATTGCTACTATACACCAGGAAAGAGATGGTTTTTGTGAAGCATCATCTGGATCTGATAACAACTCCAAGACCGGTTTTTGTCAGAGAATCAGCAAGATCGATGGCTTTGGAGAGAACGTAAATCTCGAGCTCTCCAAACCG AACTTGCCTTTGGAGGTTCAACCATCAGCTTTTTCAGTAGCTACACTTCCATCCAGTTCATCAAGATTGCAGACAATTGAAGATCTTGATGGTTTGTGTGATAGAAAACTGCAGCCTCTATCAGAAACCATCCACGACCAACTTTTGGCAGAAGCTGCCTCTACTAATCTTACTTCCACCTCAGGAACAG CTGAGGATTGGCAAGGTACTGGTTTGGCAAGGTTGCAAGAGCTTCTAAATCCTGCCATATCTTCCTTTGATTGTTGTGGCTCCATCTCTCACTGTGTTCTTGAGCTGCTGCAAGTCTCCAAACAGAATTGGAATGAACTGTCATTGGATTGTCAGTCTTCAGCTTGGCTGCAGACATCATTTACTGACAAAGTGAAAATGTTTAGTAGCCAGTTATGTGGTGATTGTGTGCTGCTTTTCGACTATTTTAATGAAGTTCTTGAGGATGTTTTCCACTGTTATATTAGATGTTCCCCATGGTTATCACCTTATAAGGCACACATCCAAGCACCCAATAAGGAGAGTGCTTTCTATCATGAGGTTATGCAACATTTGGACTGGCCACTTTTGCAGCAGCACCCACCACAAACACTGAACCATCTTTGTTTAAGAGACTTGAGAtctagaacatggatcaatTGTTCAACTGAAACTGAAGACATTGTTACCATTATAGCTGAATCAGTTTTGAAAGAATTAATCATTGAAAGTGTTGTTTATCTTGGTCTGTGA
- the LOC111808686 gene encoding uncharacterized protein LOC111808686 isoform X3: MRTFFDSSLSENKIREAEEYKESAYSQNLKPCEESDDSLSLERIVVLKPNRTCSLRAAMGIDYGSSPESRSSLVKNVQSDKGTLFSFRQIKRKMKQAMRVGRKEGECLSANGMSKKTPKDDVKLKVMEAADRGVSSSFQDSLKRDQLDKTFYSRNGDKTASTSESTDKMVGPSAVTDKLKRPKSKKHEGDQEGSRKMKAKPWGWVMCFSDDDILPSSHLRYSHVSNKKFVYQKKSKPQNDEEQSCKTPIIEAYAGSVKIVKDIATIHQERDGFCEASSGSDNNSKTGFCQRISKIDGFGENVNLELSKPNLPLEVQPSAFSVATLPSSSSRLQTIEDLDGLCDRKLQPLSETIHDQLLAEAASTNLTSTSGTAEDWQGTGLARLQELLNPAISSFDCCGSISHCVLELLQVSKQNWNELSLDCQSSAWLQTSFTDKVKMFSSQLCGDCVLLFDYFNEVLEDVFHCYIRCSPWLSPYKAHIQAPNKESAFYHEVMQHLDWPLLQQHPPQTLNHLCLRDLRSRTWINCSTETEDIVTIIAESVLKELIIESVVYLGL; this comes from the exons ATGAGAACTTTCTTTGATAGCAGTTTGTCAGAAAATAAGATAAGAGAAGCGGAGGAATATAAGGAGAGTGCCTATAGTCAAAACCTGAAGCCCTGTGAGGAAAGTGATGATTCTCTATCCTTGGAAAGAATAGTTGTATTAAAGCCCAATCGAACGTGCTCGTTACGTGCGGCTATGGGAATCGATTATGGCTCCTCTCCCGAATCTCGTTCTAGTTTAGTAAAGAACGTCCAGAGTGACAAGGgaactcttttttcttttagacaaataaagaggaagatgAAGCAAGCAATGAGAGTTGGGAGAAAAGAAGGTGAATGCCTATCAGCTAATGGTATGTCCAAGAAGACTCCAAAAGATGATGTTAAACTGAAAGTTATGGAGGCAGCTGATAGAGGAGTATCTAGTTCTTTTCAAGATTCCTTAAAAAGAGACCAACTAGACAAGACATTTTACTCTAGAAATGGAGACAAGACAGCTTCAACCAGTGAAAGTACTGACAAAATGGTTGGCCCGTCAGCTGTTACTGACAAACTCAAACGACCGAAATCTAAGAAGCATGAAGGCGACCAAGAGGGTtcgagaaaaatgaaagcaaaGCCATGGGGGTGGGTGATGTGCTTTTCTGATGATGACATATTGCCATCAAGTCATTTGAGATATTCCCATGTTAGCAATAAGAAATTTGTTTATCAGAAGAAGTCAAAGCCTCAGAATGACGAGGAACAAAGTTGCAAAACCCCAATTATTGAAG CATATGCAGGGTCTGTGAAGATCGTTAAAGACATTGCTACTATACACCAGGAAAGAGATGGTTTTTGTGAAGCATCATCTGGATCTGATAACAACTCCAAGACCGGTTTTTGTCAGAGAATCAGCAAGATCGATGGCTTTGGAGAGAACGTAAATCTCGAGCTCTCCAAACCG AACTTGCCTTTGGAGGTTCAACCATCAGCTTTTTCAGTAGCTACACTTCCATCCAGTTCATCAAGATTGCAGACAATTGAAGATCTTGATGGTTTGTGTGATAGAAAACTGCAGCCTCTATCAGAAACCATCCACGACCAACTTTTGGCAGAAGCTGCCTCTACTAATCTTACTTCCACCTCAGGAACAG CTGAGGATTGGCAAGGTACTGGTTTGGCAAGGTTGCAAGAGCTTCTAAATCCTGCCATATCTTCCTTTGATTGTTGTGGCTCCATCTCTCACTGTGTTCTTGAGCTGCTGCAAGTCTCCAAACAGAATTGGAATGAACTGTCATTGGATTGTCAGTCTTCAGCTTGGCTGCAGACATCATTTACTGACAAAGTGAAAATGTTTAGTAGCCAGTTATGTGGTGATTGTGTGCTGCTTTTCGACTATTTTAATGAAGTTCTTGAGGATGTTTTCCACTGTTATATTAGATGTTCCCCATGGTTATCACCTTATAAGGCACACATCCAAGCACCCAATAAGGAGAGTGCTTTCTATCATGAGGTTATGCAACATTTGGACTGGCCACTTTTGCAGCAGCACCCACCACAAACACTGAACCATCTTTGTTTAAGAGACTTGAGAtctagaacatggatcaatTGTTCAACTGAAACTGAAGACATTGTTACCATTATAGCTGAATCAGTTTTGAAAGAATTAATCATTGAAAGTGTTGTTTATCTTGGTCTGTGA